Proteins from a single region of Clupea harengus chromosome 5, Ch_v2.0.2, whole genome shotgun sequence:
- the barx1 gene encoding homeobox protein BarH-like 1, translated as MMQHHLELGGHYYHPEAHPDHRSHRYRSFMIEEILTDHHNHKVAAPAGELLKFGVQALLSARPYHNHLVLKADQAGILKFPMSPLSCSLGAPLGSALLSGASGLQVGSASHHLPLDLHLRSKLDGGDGMSKTKKGRRSRTVFTELQLMGLEKRFEKQKYLSTPDRIDLAESLGLSQLQVKTWYQNRRMKWKKIVLQGGGLESPTKPKGRPKKNSIPTSEQLSEQEKSRETDRLSDSSSSTRSDSNQEE; from the exons ATGATGCAGCATCATTTGGAGCTAGGGGGACATTACTATCATCCGGAAGCACATCCAGACCACAGATCCCACCGTTACAGGAGTTTCATGATCGAAGAAATTTTGACGGACCACCATAACCACAAAGTGGCCGCTCCGGCCGGAGAACTCCTCAAATTTGGAGTACAAGCTCTTCTTTCTGCACGACCATACCATAATCATTTAG TCTTGAAGGCAGACCAGGCCGGTATCCTGAAATTCCCAATGTCACCCCTATCGTGTTCGCTTGGAGCGCCGCTGGGATCCGCACTGCTTTCCGGAGCTTCTGGCCTGCAGGTTGGTTCGGCCTCACATCATTTGCCACTGGATCTCCATCTGCGCAGTAAACTTGATGGCGGGGATGGTATGAGCAAGACAAAGAAAGGAAGGCGAAGTCGAACAGTTTTTACTGAACTCCAGCTCATGGGCTTGGAGAAAAGATTTGAGAAGCAAAAATATCTTTCCACACCAGACAG AATAGACCTGGCTGAATCACTAGGCCTAAGTCAACTTCAAGTTAAAACGTGGTATCAAAACAGAAGAATGAAATGGAAGAAAATA GTTTTACAAGGAGGAGGACTGGAATCTCCGACCAAACCCAAAGGCCGACCGAAAAAGAACTCCATCCCAACCAGTGAACAACTCTCGGAGCAGGAAAAGTCTCGGGAAACGGACCGGCTCTCTGACAGTTCCTCCTCGACACGCTCGGATTCTAATCAGGAGGAGTAA